In Schistocerca piceifrons isolate TAMUIC-IGC-003096 chromosome 9, iqSchPice1.1, whole genome shotgun sequence, the following proteins share a genomic window:
- the LOC124717285 gene encoding cuticle protein 79-like, whose protein sequence is MPAAPTSQHQFALVCSRGTQHITSDAMKTLLVAVALLAMAQCMPEPEPEAKAAPGFLSGGYGGGFGGGYGGGYGGGYGGGYGGGLGGGLGGVGLAAAPAIGIAAAPAVGIAAAPATLVRTRVVPGPARLVQPPPVVQRQLIQPPPIVQTRLIQPPAQLVQGPPQVIHEQTPAVIKTAVPAIAAAPAIGFGYKSLLH, encoded by the exons ATGCCGGCGGCGCCGACGTCGCAGCATCAGTTCGCTCTCGTCTGCTCCCGAGGAACACAGCACATCACCTCTGACGCCATGAAGACTCTTCTG GTCGCTGTAGCGCTGCTGGCCATGGCCCAGTGCATGCCCGAGCCAGAGCCCGAGGCAAAGGCAGCCCCCGGCTTCCTGAGCGGCGGTTACGGAGGCGGCTTCGGCGGCGGCTACGGAGGCGGCTACGGAGGCGGCTACGGAGGCGGCTACGGAGGTGGACTGGGAGGCGGCCTGGGAGGCGTTGGCCTCGCCGCCGCTCCCGCTATCGGCATCGCTGCTGCCCCCGCTGTTGGCATCGCCGCCGCCCCCGCAACCTTGGTGCGCACTCGAGTGGTGCCTGGACCGGCTCGCCTGGTGCAGCCGCCCCCAGTGGTGCAGAGGCAGTTGATCCAGCCTCCCCCCATCGTGCAGACCCGCCTGATCCAGCCCCCTGCCCAGCTCGTTCAGGGACCACCTCAGGTCATCCACGAGCAG ACTCCAGCGGTGATCAAGACTGCTGTGCCCGCAATCGCTGCTGCCCCAGCCATCGGCTTCGGCTACAAATCTCTGCTTCACTAA